A region from the Kineothrix sp. IPX-CK genome encodes:
- a CDS encoding DUF6870 family protein, whose translation MDSLPDIDFEAMKNIDIRTVNPDTLVDINDTKVNAKLPMEERILDFIQQIRNPYCYKCGKVVVKISFNDTDATLEDRMESVLRMM comes from the coding sequence GTGGACTCTTTACCAGATATAGACTTTGAAGCGATGAAAAACATAGACATCCGAACGGTCAACCCGGATACTCTGGTTGACATTAACGATACGAAAGTCAATGCAAAACTGCCCATGGAAGAACGGATACTGGATTTTATCCAGCAAATAAGAAATCCATATTGCTACAAGTGCGGAAAAGTAGTAGTCAAAATCAGCTTTAACGATACCGACGCCACGCTGGAGGACAGGATGGAAAGTGTTTTGAGGATGATGTGA